Proteins encoded within one genomic window of Canis lupus baileyi chromosome 36, mCanLup2.hap1, whole genome shotgun sequence:
- the LOC140625799 gene encoding C-X-C chemokine receptor type 2-like — translation MTVFMINMWNITDWWESAEDEFGDFTGTPPTEIYSPCKIDTETLNKYAVVVIYALVFVLSLLGNSLVILVVLYSQIGHSVTDVYLLNLAIADLLFALTLPIWAVSKVKGWIFGTPLCKIVSLLKEVNFYSGILLLASISMDRYLAIVHATRRLTQKRHWVKFICLGIWALSLILSLPIFVFRRAINPPYSSPVCYEDMGTNTTKLRIVMRALPQTFGFIVPLMIMLFCYGLTLRTLFEAHMGQKHRAMRVIFAVVLVFLLCWLPYNLVLVADTLMRLQAIEETCQRRNDIGRALDATEILGFFHSCLNPLIYAFIGQKFRHGLLKIMAFHGLISKEYLPKDSRPSFVGSSSANTSTTF, via the coding sequence ATGACTGTCTTTATGATAAATATGTGGAACATTACTGATTGGTGGGAGTCGGCTGAGGATGAATTTGGAGACTTCACTGGCACACCACCCACAGAAATATATAGTCCCTGTAAGATAGACACTGAGACACTCAACAAGTATGCCGTGGTCGTCATCTATGCCTTGGTCTTTGTGCTGAGCCTGCTGGGAAACTCCCTAGTCATACTCGTTGTCTTATACAGTCAGATCGGCCACTCTGTCACCGACGTCTACCTGCTGAACCTGGCCATAGCTGACCTGCTCTTCGCCCTGACCTTGCCTATCTGGGCTGTCTCCAAGGTAAAGGGCTGGATCTTTGGCACACCCCTGTGCAAGATCGTCTCGCTCCTGAAGGAAGTCAACTTCTACAGTGGTATTCTCCTACTGGCTAGCATCAGCATGGACCGCTACCTGGCCATTGTCCATGCCACCCGCAGGCTGACCCAGAAGAGGCACTGGGTCAAGTTCATATGCTTAGGCATCTGGGCCCTGTCCCTCATCCTGTCCCTGCCCATCTTCGTCTTCCGCAGGGCCATCAATCCCCCCTACTCCAGCCCAGTCTGCTACGAGGACATGGGTACCAATACAACAAAATTGCGGATAGTGATGCGGGCCCTGCCCCAGACCTTTGGCTTCATCGTGCCCCTGATGATCATGCTGTTCTGCTATGGGCTCACCCTGCGCACGCTGtttgaggcccacatggggcaGAAGCACCGGGCCATGCGGGTCATCTTTGCTGTCGTGCTCGTCTTCCTGCTCTGCTGGCTGCCCTACAACCTGGTCCTGGTCGCAGACACCCTCATGAGGCTCCAGGCCATCGAGGAGACCTGTCAGCGCCGCAATGACATTGGCCGTGCCCTGGATGCCACCGAGATTCTGGGCTTCTTCCACAGCTGCCTTAATCCCCTCATCTATGCCTTCATTGGCCAGAAGTTTCGCCATGGACTCCTCAAGATCATGGCCTTCCATGGGCTCATCAGCAAGGAGTACCTGCCCAAGGACAGCAGGCCTTCCTTTGTTGGCTCTTCTTCAGCGAACACTTCTACTACTTTCTAA
- the LOC140625312 gene encoding C-X-C chemokine receptor type 2, with product MEYINWDNYSLEDLFGDIDNYTYNTEMPIIPADSAPCRPESLDINKYAVVVIYVLVFVLNLLGNSLVIMVVLYSRVSHSVTDVYLLNLAIADLLFALTLPIWAVSKVKGWIFGTPLCKIVSLLKEVNFYSSILLLACISMDRYLAIVHATRTLTQKRHWVKFICLGIWALSLILSLPIFVFRRAINPPYSSPVCYEDMGANTTKLRIVMRALPQTFGFIVPLMIMLFCYGLTLRTLFEAHMGQKHRAMRVIFAVVLVFLLCWLPYNLVLVADTLMRLQAIKETCQRRNDIGRALDATEILGFFHSCLNPLIYAFIGQKFRHGLLKIMAFHGLISKEYLPKDSRPSFVGSSSANTSTTF from the coding sequence ATGGAATACATTAACTGGGATAATTACAGCCTGGAGGATCTCTTCGGTGATATTGATAATTATACTTACAACACGGAGATGCCCATAATTCCAGCAGACTCTGCCCCATGCAGGCCAGAATCTCTGGACATCAACAAGTATGCTGTGGTTGTCATCTATGTCCTGGTCTTTGTGCTGAACCTGCTGGGAAACTCCCTAGTCATAATGGTTGTCTTATACAGTCGGGTCAGTCACTCTGTCACCGACGTCTATCTGCTGAACCTGGCCATAGCTGACCTGCTCTTCGCCTTGACCTTGCCTATCTGGGCTGTCTCCAAGGTAAAGGGTTGGATCTTTGGCACACCCCTGTGCAAGATCGTCTCGCTCCTGAAGGAAGTCAACTTCTACAGCAGCATCCTGCTGCTGGCCTGCATCAGCATGGACCGCTACCTGGCCATTGTCCATGCCACACGCACGCTGACCCAGAAGAGGCACTGGGTCAAGTTCATATGCTTAGGCATCTGGGCCCTGTCCCTCATCCTGTCCCTGCCCATCTTCGTCTTCCGCAGGGCCATCAATCCCCCCTACTCCAGCCCAGTCTGCTACGAGGACATGGGTGCCAATACAACAAAATTGCGGATAGTGATGCGGGCCCTGCCCCAGACCTTTGGCTTCATCGTGCCCCTGATGATCATGCTGTTCTGCTATGGGCTCACCCTGCGCACGCTGtttgaggcccacatggggcaGAAGCACCGGGCCATGCGGGTCATCTTTGCTGTCGTGCTCGTCTTCCTGCTCTGCTGGCTGCCCTACAACCTGGTCCTGGTCGCAGACACCCTCATGAGGCTCCAGGCCATTAAGGAGACCTGTCAGCGCCGCAATGACATTGGCCGTGCCCTGGATGCCACCGAGATTCTGGGCTTCTTCCACAGCTGCCTTAATCCCCTCATCTATGCCTTCATTGGCCAGAAGTTTCGCCATGGACTCCTCAAGATCATGGCCTTCCATGGGCTCATCAGCAAAGAGTACCTGCCCAAGGACAGCAGGCCTTCCTTTGTTGGCTCTTCTTCAGCGAACACTTCTACTACTTTCTAA